In one window of Frigoriglobus tundricola DNA:
- a CDS encoding cysteine peptidase family C39 domain-containing protein, translated as MPARGAALLTAVATVALGLLALARLLPFEIERAAFLVGGMRTALCAAGIFLLGVVWGVPGRGTSSSFLFTLAGVALVVIGIEGSGRLWWRSAPGTWDRTVGPLGTLVQSSSVTCAPTAAAMLLHRVGIVAGEGEMAYHAGTSPIGSEPAGVIRALEAKAEPHGWRVAARRTTYDECIGSGPFLAHVREGFLGHALTVIAVTPEGVEVLDPADGLRHAIPRPRFESDWDGVAVHLVRGN; from the coding sequence TTGCCGGCCCGCGGGGCCGCACTGCTCACCGCTGTTGCCACGGTCGCGCTCGGGCTGCTGGCGCTGGCCCGGCTCCTCCCGTTCGAGATCGAGCGGGCCGCGTTCCTCGTCGGGGGGATGCGGACGGCCCTCTGTGCGGCCGGTATTTTTTTGCTCGGCGTGGTGTGGGGCGTCCCCGGGCGCGGCACCAGTTCCTCGTTCCTGTTCACACTCGCCGGGGTGGCGCTCGTCGTTATCGGGATCGAAGGCAGCGGGCGCCTCTGGTGGCGGTCCGCACCGGGCACCTGGGACCGCACGGTTGGGCCCCTCGGGACGCTCGTGCAATCGAGTTCGGTGACCTGCGCGCCGACCGCGGCGGCCATGCTCCTCCACCGGGTCGGCATCGTGGCGGGGGAGGGAGAAATGGCGTACCACGCGGGCACCTCGCCGATCGGGTCCGAGCCGGCAGGCGTCATCCGCGCGCTGGAGGCGAAAGCGGAGCCGCACGGCTGGCGCGTCGCGGCCCGCCGGACGACGTACGACGAGTGCATCGGGAGCGGGCCGTTTCTGGCGCACGTCCGGGAAGGGTTTCTCGGCCACGCGCTGACGGTGATCGCCGTGACGCCGGAGGGCGTCGAGGTGCTCGATCCGGCGGACGGGCTCAGGCATGCGATTCCGCGGCCGCGGTTCGAGTCGGACTGGGACGGGGTCGCGGTCCACCTGGTTCGGGGGAACTGA
- a CDS encoding ABC transporter ATP-binding protein: MAEDLVVETRSLTKVYRDFWGRKKKTALNALDLKIHRGEIFGLLGPNGSGKTTTIKLLLGLLFPTSGDAFVFGEPAAKVEKNERIGFLPEESYLYRFLNAEETLDFYGRLFNIDPDTRKKRAAELIDRVGLSADKKRILKEYSKGMRQRIGLAQALINDPELVILDEPTSGLDPLGTRWMKDLILDLKAKGKTVLMCSHRLEDVQDVCGRIAILYNGDLQTLGKVSTLVEDAVRLEVRASGVKESPELKADLEAVFKKHGGAIETIGHPSSTLEELFLRVIDESKARPGRRYLPPETGTPAPAAAPNGRPA, translated from the coding sequence ATGGCTGAAGACCTCGTCGTCGAGACCCGGAGCCTTACCAAGGTGTACCGCGACTTCTGGGGTCGCAAGAAGAAGACCGCGCTCAACGCCCTCGACCTGAAGATCCACCGCGGCGAGATCTTCGGCCTGCTCGGCCCGAACGGGTCCGGCAAGACCACCACCATCAAGCTGCTCCTGGGCCTCCTGTTCCCGACCAGCGGCGACGCGTTCGTCTTCGGCGAGCCGGCCGCGAAGGTCGAGAAGAACGAGCGGATCGGGTTCCTCCCCGAAGAGTCGTACCTGTACCGCTTCCTCAACGCCGAGGAAACGCTCGACTTCTACGGCCGGCTGTTCAACATCGACCCGGACACGCGCAAGAAGCGGGCCGCGGAACTCATCGACCGCGTCGGCCTGTCCGCCGACAAGAAGCGCATCCTCAAGGAATACTCGAAGGGCATGCGGCAGCGCATCGGGCTGGCGCAGGCGCTCATCAACGACCCCGAACTCGTGATCCTCGACGAGCCGACCTCCGGCCTCGACCCGCTCGGCACCCGGTGGATGAAGGACCTCATCCTCGACCTCAAGGCGAAGGGCAAGACCGTCCTCATGTGCTCGCACCGCCTCGAGGACGTGCAGGACGTGTGCGGCCGGATCGCGATCCTTTACAACGGCGACCTCCAGACGCTCGGCAAGGTGTCGACGCTCGTGGAGGACGCCGTCCGGCTCGAGGTGCGGGCCAGCGGGGTCAAGGAGTCGCCGGAGCTGAAGGCCGATCTGGAGGCCGTGTTCAAGAAGCACGGCGGCGCGATCGAAACGATCGGCCACCCGTCCAGCACGCTCGAAGAACTGTTCCTGCGGGTCATCGACGAGTCGAAGGCCCGGCCCGGCCGGCGGTACCTGCCGCCCGAGACCGGCACGCCGGCCCCGGCGGCCGCCCCGAACGGGCGCCCGGCGTAA
- a CDS encoding PIG-L deacetylase family protein: MKPGATQAASPRALRSRLRLTSSPAVLKYNSLLSLFPRLHYPPPPLMTRTAIAILAHPDDAEFLCAGTLVRLHREHGWAVHVATMTPGDCGSVEYPPDEIARIRRAEGAAAAAAIGATYHCLEERDLRVFYTESALEKVARLLNAVGAQVVFTHSPDDYHLDHEQTSKLVRAATFAAPIPNFLHGRHLHPPLAHIPHLFYCDPLEGADAFGRPITPGFRIDISSVIADKARMLECHESQRNWLRKHHGVDNLVESMKEWGAAQGKAAGVAYAEGFRQHLGHSYPKDNVLADLLGKV; this comes from the coding sequence ATGAAGCCCGGGGCGACGCAAGCCGCGTCGCCCCGGGCTCTCAGGAGCCGGCTCCGGCTCACTTCCTCCCCGGCCGTTCTCAAGTACAACAGCCTCCTGTCGTTGTTTCCCCGGCTCCACTACCCCCCGCCGCCGCTCATGACACGCACCGCGATCGCGATCCTGGCCCACCCCGACGACGCCGAGTTCCTCTGTGCGGGCACGCTCGTGCGGCTCCACCGGGAGCACGGCTGGGCGGTCCACGTCGCCACCATGACCCCCGGCGACTGCGGGTCGGTCGAGTACCCGCCCGACGAGATCGCCCGCATCCGCCGCGCCGAAGGGGCGGCGGCCGCCGCCGCCATCGGCGCGACCTACCACTGCCTCGAGGAGCGCGACCTGCGCGTGTTCTACACCGAATCGGCGCTCGAAAAGGTGGCCCGCCTGCTGAACGCGGTCGGGGCGCAGGTGGTGTTCACGCACAGCCCGGACGACTACCACCTCGACCACGAGCAGACCAGCAAGCTCGTGCGGGCCGCGACGTTCGCGGCCCCGATCCCGAACTTCCTGCACGGCCGGCACCTGCACCCGCCGCTGGCGCACATTCCGCACCTGTTCTACTGCGACCCGCTCGAAGGCGCCGACGCGTTCGGCCGGCCGATCACGCCCGGCTTCCGCATCGACATCAGTTCGGTGATCGCGGACAAGGCCCGGATGCTGGAGTGCCACGAGAGCCAGCGGAACTGGCTGCGGAAGCACCACGGCGTGGACAACCTGGTGGAGTCGATGAAGGAGTGGGGGGCCGCGCAGGGGAAGGCCGCGGGCGTCGCCTACGCGGAGGGGTTCCGCCAGCACCTCGGCCACAGCTACCCGAAGGACAACGTCCTCGCGGACCTGCTGGGCAAAGTGTAG
- a CDS encoding Tex-like N-terminal domain-containing protein: MAAPARREPAVPAQPVPDVPPAPQPHDLSRIAQDLQIRKAQVEAVVQLLDDDNTVPFITRYRKERTGGLNEEVIRRIQDRVAHLRALADRKRTVLKSIAFQGKLTDALTQAVLAAEAPKRLEDLYLPFKPKKKSLATEAREKGLGPLAEAIFNRDPAVTDLAPVVEGLVDPDKWLLNTDDVMAGVRNILAELVAESADVRGPLRAFTWDTGLVVSNRIETVAEGKGREYEPYFDFREPVKDIPPHRVLAINRGEKGNVLRVRVDTDQALAKEITTYHLNLADHPHRELMEAVAADALERLIRPSLDREVRRELTERAQEHAIMVFAKNLRSLLLQPPLRGKRVLAVDPGIRTGCKLAALDETGKLLEEAVVYPQGQRKDAGDAKRKLEQLVRKYQIAVVAIGNGTGCREAEQLVADLIADLAHRRLHPAPETARRRPRCPPNRPRRRSPPRRNSRTRRPPSRSTAPPPHAPAETVTLSTDLPTVVSLSATEPPAGETLTAGAGPAPAVPVQPAPPPAPPISLEGLPPAPEDLAYVIVIEAGASDYSASPVAREEFPDLDATTRGTISIGRRLQDPLAELVKIDPQHIGVGLYQHDVKPKHLKESLEGVIESSVNQVGVELNTASVPLLRHVSGLNQLVAREIVTYRERHGAFANREQLLQVPGLGEKRFTQAAGFLKLRDGADPLDATWIHPESYPIARQVLAEFGLAPADLRDKAKVEELREKLNAANLGEIAARLSVGEPTLDDIFAALARPGRDPREDLPPPIFKTGVLKLEDITPGMELKGTVLNVVPFGAFVDIGLKESGLVHISQMANRYIKSPYDVVSVGDVVTVWVMEVKPGEKKISLSMIAPGQERRPQERGGRFAGPPAEARGDRGPRGGDRDRPQEQPRERPQPQQPLPQRPERPTFQPRGDRPAFQPRQGQGQGQGRFGGRGTGRPAASGPRRSRVSGTRGRNPAAPAAGSAAAPAAEAVQAEAAAVADPRAEGREEAPAVAERTRGVLQTGGAGEAERGAEAGAEGRAPEGGRSAGPARSRSQSRRTETRRRRLTGS; encoded by the coding sequence GTGGCCGCCCCCGCGCGCCGCGAGCCGGCCGTGCCGGCGCAGCCGGTGCCCGACGTGCCCCCGGCGCCGCAGCCGCACGACCTCTCCCGCATCGCGCAGGACCTGCAGATCCGCAAGGCGCAGGTGGAGGCCGTCGTCCAGTTGCTCGACGACGACAACACCGTCCCGTTCATCACCCGCTACCGGAAGGAGCGCACCGGCGGCCTGAACGAAGAGGTGATCCGCCGGATCCAGGACCGGGTGGCCCACCTCCGCGCGCTGGCCGACCGCAAGCGCACCGTCCTCAAGAGCATCGCGTTCCAGGGCAAGCTGACCGACGCGCTCACGCAGGCGGTCCTCGCGGCCGAGGCGCCCAAGCGGCTCGAGGACCTGTACCTGCCGTTCAAACCGAAGAAGAAGTCGCTCGCCACGGAGGCCCGCGAAAAGGGCCTCGGGCCGCTCGCCGAGGCGATCTTCAACCGGGACCCCGCCGTCACCGACCTGGCCCCGGTGGTGGAGGGGCTCGTCGACCCGGACAAGTGGCTCCTGAACACCGACGACGTGATGGCCGGGGTGCGGAACATCCTCGCCGAACTCGTCGCCGAGTCCGCCGACGTGCGCGGGCCGCTCCGGGCCTTCACCTGGGACACGGGCCTCGTCGTCTCCAACCGCATCGAGACGGTCGCCGAGGGCAAGGGCCGCGAGTACGAGCCGTACTTCGACTTCCGCGAGCCGGTCAAGGACATCCCGCCGCACCGCGTGCTGGCGATCAACCGCGGCGAGAAGGGCAACGTCCTGCGGGTGCGGGTGGACACCGACCAGGCGCTGGCGAAGGAGATCACGACCTACCACCTGAACCTCGCCGACCACCCGCACCGCGAGCTGATGGAGGCCGTGGCCGCCGACGCCCTGGAGCGCCTGATCCGCCCGAGCCTGGACCGCGAGGTCCGCCGCGAGCTGACCGAGCGCGCCCAGGAGCACGCGATCATGGTGTTCGCCAAGAACCTGCGGAGCCTGCTGCTCCAGCCGCCGCTGCGCGGCAAGCGGGTGCTGGCGGTGGACCCCGGCATCCGCACCGGGTGCAAGCTCGCGGCGCTGGACGAGACCGGCAAGCTGCTCGAAGAGGCGGTCGTGTACCCGCAGGGCCAGCGCAAGGACGCCGGGGACGCCAAGCGCAAGCTGGAACAGCTCGTCCGCAAGTACCAGATCGCGGTCGTCGCCATCGGCAACGGGACCGGGTGCCGCGAGGCCGAACAGCTCGTGGCCGACCTGATCGCCGACCTCGCGCACCGCCGCCTGCACCCGGCGCCCGAGACCGCCCGGCGGCGGCCACGATGCCCGCCGAACCGCCCCCGGCGGCGGTCACCGCCGCGCCGGAACAGCCGCACGCGCCGGCCGCCGTCACGTTCGACGGCGCCCCCCCCGCACGCGCCGGCCGAAACGGTCACGCTCAGCACCGACCTGCCGACGGTCGTCTCGCTGAGCGCCACGGAGCCGCCGGCCGGCGAGACGCTGACGGCCGGCGCGGGCCCGGCCCCGGCCGTTCCCGTTCAACCGGCCCCGCCGCCCGCGCCGCCGATCTCGCTCGAGGGGCTGCCGCCGGCCCCCGAGGACCTGGCGTACGTGATCGTGATCGAGGCCGGGGCCAGCGACTACTCGGCCAGCCCGGTCGCCCGCGAGGAGTTCCCGGACCTCGACGCCACCACCCGCGGCACCATCAGCATCGGCCGCCGGTTGCAGGACCCGCTCGCCGAGCTGGTGAAGATCGACCCGCAGCACATCGGCGTCGGCCTGTACCAGCACGACGTGAAGCCGAAGCACCTGAAGGAGTCGCTCGAGGGGGTCATCGAGTCCAGCGTGAACCAGGTGGGCGTGGAACTCAACACGGCGAGCGTGCCGCTGCTGCGCCACGTGTCCGGGCTGAACCAGTTGGTGGCCCGCGAGATCGTCACCTACCGCGAGCGGCACGGCGCGTTCGCCAACCGCGAGCAGCTGCTCCAGGTGCCCGGCCTCGGCGAGAAGCGGTTCACGCAGGCGGCCGGGTTCCTCAAGCTCCGCGACGGCGCCGACCCGCTCGACGCCACCTGGATCCACCCCGAAAGTTACCCGATCGCCCGGCAGGTGCTGGCCGAGTTCGGCCTCGCGCCGGCCGACCTGCGCGACAAGGCGAAGGTGGAGGAGCTGCGGGAGAAGCTGAACGCGGCGAACCTGGGCGAGATCGCGGCGCGGCTGAGCGTCGGCGAGCCGACCCTCGACGACATCTTCGCGGCCCTCGCCCGGCCCGGCCGCGACCCCCGCGAGGACCTGCCGCCGCCGATCTTCAAGACCGGCGTGCTGAAGCTCGAGGACATCACCCCCGGCATGGAGCTGAAGGGCACCGTGCTCAACGTGGTGCCGTTCGGGGCGTTCGTGGACATCGGGCTGAAGGAGAGCGGCCTGGTCCACATCAGCCAGATGGCGAACCGGTACATCAAGAGCCCGTACGACGTGGTGTCGGTCGGCGACGTGGTCACGGTGTGGGTGATGGAAGTGAAGCCGGGCGAGAAGAAGATCTCGCTCTCGATGATCGCGCCGGGCCAGGAGCGCCGCCCGCAGGAGCGCGGCGGGCGGTTCGCCGGCCCGCCGGCCGAAGCGCGCGGCGACCGCGGCCCGCGCGGCGGCGACCGCGACCGGCCCCAGGAGCAGCCCCGCGAGCGCCCGCAGCCGCAGCAGCCGCTCCCGCAGCGCCCGGAGCGGCCCACCTTCCAGCCGCGTGGCGACCGGCCGGCGTTCCAACCGCGCCAGGGTCAGGGTCAGGGCCAGGGTCGGTTCGGCGGGCGCGGGACCGGGCGGCCCGCCGCGTCAGGGCCACGGCGGAGCCGCGTCTCCGGCACCCGCGGGAGGAACCCCGCCGCCCCTGCCGCCGGTTCAGCCGCCGCCCCCGCCGCCGAGGCCGTCCAAGCCGAAGCCGCTGCCGTCGCTGACCCCCGAGCAGAAGGCCGGGAAGAAGCCCCTGCGGTCGCTGAACGAACTCGCGGCGTTCTTCAAACCGGCGGAGCCGGAGAAGCCGAAAGAGGAGCCGAAGCCGGCGCCGAAGGCCGAGCACCCGAAGGCGGACGAAGCGCCGGCCCCGCCCGCTCCCGAAGCCAAAGCCGACGAACCGAAACCCGAAGGCGGCGCCTGACCGGTTCGTGA